The Lacipirellula parvula genome window below encodes:
- the cas7i gene encoding type I-B CRISPR-associated protein Cas7/Cst2/DevR yields MSLHVFANFVTPFGTAANNRAETEGNITTLQKLLWLGETHSTVSAEAIRFALRRRLASAESTNREWDEIECVNAWEDPEFKGWSGDKGKTFIDDDLLGFMKADAAKEEGESGSANIRRAVLEVTRAVSLTPWSGDVTFNAASPGATPSAQKKGRNPVPYGTEVHATRYQYGIALTPERLRDKSRAAKAIDALCNLGTVAGNHGRFLFDFSPDVVVLRITSDPAPRLLYSFDTTDNGKTLNADALVKRIDSKDINPKELILGAGDLDSKLVASLKARGVAVFGVKRACEEAVNRINAELKIKG; encoded by the coding sequence ATGTCGCTTCATGTGTTCGCAAACTTTGTAACTCCCTTCGGCACGGCCGCCAATAACCGTGCCGAAACCGAAGGCAACATTACCACCCTCCAAAAGTTATTGTGGCTAGGCGAAACTCATAGCACCGTCTCTGCCGAGGCGATTCGCTTCGCCCTGCGAAGGCGGCTTGCCAGCGCCGAGTCTACCAATCGAGAATGGGACGAAATCGAATGCGTGAACGCATGGGAGGATCCCGAATTCAAAGGATGGTCCGGCGACAAAGGCAAGACATTCATTGACGACGATCTGCTTGGATTTATGAAGGCAGACGCCGCAAAGGAGGAAGGCGAATCAGGTTCGGCAAATATTCGTCGAGCTGTTCTTGAGGTCACTCGGGCCGTATCGCTGACACCGTGGTCCGGCGATGTGACCTTCAATGCCGCCTCCCCAGGGGCTACGCCGTCAGCCCAGAAAAAGGGACGCAATCCGGTTCCATACGGCACCGAGGTCCATGCCACTCGTTACCAATATGGGATTGCACTCACGCCAGAGCGGCTCCGGGACAAGTCTCGCGCGGCCAAGGCGATCGACGCTCTTTGCAACCTTGGCACGGTCGCAGGCAACCATGGTCGGTTCTTATTTGACTTTTCCCCCGACGTCGTCGTCCTCCGCATCACGTCAGACCCTGCTCCTCGATTGCTTTATAGCTTTGACACGACCGACAACGGCAAGACTCTGAACGCGGACGCCCTTGTCAAGCGAATCGATTCGAAGGACATCAATCCAAAGGAACTGATTCTCGGCGCCGGCGACCTCGACTCAAAACTGGTTGCGAGCTTGAAGGCACGAG
- the cas8a1 gene encoding type I-MYXAN CRISPR-associated Cas8a1/Cmx1 yields the protein MAKVNKPKIEKPQAPDHLTMNLFGPGMTALHRAGLGGLACTLAAIERRFKNGRIAKKELPATFVNDTPPWEIDEHSVSLRFGKPENAKEYLRKLFAFAFGIRKDGLISLPGQQFDAEPHAAILADLQAGFTLTFLQHGQVRKLAKELTATSYDSEVEGVPGVVVQYKACSEFKHQNGWQNLVDKKGCLVSGTIRVDGPISPGTVVRHVAFTGDTGAEDPLDRMLPLYFAIVGCLSLPVNRGVASLLVPDVTDLTEFVYDRPAMTPSTAIDCQIANAADAVFRAQVRVRRNPRRTAEVQSRARKSVVGSASTGCYAMTFTPTPWASQQKSRIATIYVPAGNDQTLDRYDRAAKYLSARIVVRTIKESTGKGKAKVPRERQESFRADSVVRPLVAENLALGRKWYFGFNKLLTKINPATEKPFRDQLQFERKGLHDMIADDTMWDEDAERVVVRAVHEAIRRRYAQIADENKTNPAAMKNRFGGEYDKWRLAFAGAKTPDQFRKALCDLLSRAGRNSVLQESWDTVLPMLRTSNWKHARDLSLLALCSYQGRNDDSAVPGLESK from the coding sequence ATGGCGAAAGTAAACAAACCAAAAATCGAGAAGCCGCAGGCCCCAGACCATCTAACGATGAATCTCTTTGGCCCCGGCATGACGGCGTTACACCGCGCCGGCTTAGGCGGGTTGGCATGTACCCTCGCCGCGATAGAGCGACGATTTAAGAACGGCCGGATTGCGAAGAAAGAACTGCCCGCAACCTTCGTAAACGACACGCCGCCGTGGGAGATCGACGAACATTCCGTTTCGCTTCGGTTTGGCAAGCCAGAAAACGCTAAGGAATACTTGCGGAAGTTATTTGCTTTCGCGTTTGGCATCCGAAAAGACGGGCTCATCAGCCTTCCAGGACAGCAGTTCGATGCCGAGCCGCACGCCGCAATACTCGCAGACTTACAAGCAGGCTTTACATTGACGTTCCTTCAGCACGGACAAGTACGCAAGTTGGCAAAGGAGCTGACCGCGACGAGTTATGACTCGGAGGTTGAAGGCGTGCCCGGCGTCGTCGTTCAGTACAAAGCTTGCTCAGAATTCAAACATCAAAACGGCTGGCAAAACCTGGTCGACAAAAAAGGCTGCTTGGTTTCCGGAACAATCCGAGTGGATGGACCCATTAGTCCAGGCACGGTTGTCCGGCATGTTGCTTTTACCGGCGATACAGGCGCCGAAGATCCTCTCGATCGAATGTTGCCTTTGTACTTCGCAATTGTTGGTTGCTTATCGTTGCCGGTGAATCGCGGAGTCGCCTCGCTGCTCGTGCCAGACGTCACCGACCTGACTGAATTCGTCTACGATCGCCCCGCGATGACGCCCTCGACTGCCATTGATTGCCAAATCGCAAATGCAGCCGATGCTGTATTTCGAGCACAAGTGCGAGTGAGGAGAAATCCGCGTCGGACGGCTGAGGTGCAGTCGCGCGCTAGAAAGAGCGTTGTCGGTTCTGCGAGTACAGGTTGCTATGCCATGACCTTCACGCCCACGCCGTGGGCCAGTCAGCAAAAATCGCGGATTGCAACAATCTATGTGCCGGCGGGAAATGATCAAACCCTCGACAGATATGATCGAGCCGCCAAGTATTTGTCTGCTCGAATCGTCGTCCGCACAATTAAGGAATCAACTGGAAAAGGCAAAGCTAAGGTCCCTAGAGAACGGCAGGAATCGTTTCGTGCGGATAGCGTAGTTCGCCCGCTTGTCGCCGAGAACTTGGCTCTCGGGCGCAAGTGGTATTTCGGATTCAACAAACTGCTGACCAAAATCAATCCGGCGACAGAGAAGCCATTCCGAGATCAACTCCAATTCGAACGAAAGGGGCTGCACGACATGATTGCCGACGACACAATGTGGGACGAAGACGCTGAACGCGTCGTTGTGCGAGCCGTCCATGAAGCTATTCGTAGGCGATATGCACAAATCGCGGATGAGAATAAAACCAACCCTGCTGCCATGAAGAACCGCTTCGGTGGTGAGTATGACAAGTGGCGACTAGCATTCGCAGGTGCAAAAACTCCAGATCAGTTTCGCAAAGCACTATGCGACCTCTTAAGTCGTGCTGGTCGAAACTCAGTGTTGCAAGAATCTTGGGATACCGTATTGCCAATGCTTCGGACTAGCAACTGGAAACACGCCCGCGACCTGTCATTGCTCGCCTTATGCAGTTATCAGGGCCGCAATGACGATTCTGCCGTACCCGGACTCGAATCCAAATAA
- the cas3 gene encoding CRISPR-associated helicase Cas3' encodes MDPNRLWAKSARDGEVLHSSMSLSQHLQDVYEAAVRILDATGDDQLIALDLCPEVYRDRFRRCVLLAAAVHDLGKANDHFQGMICRTRERCDRSQGLRHEWVTVFMIERLQPWLLPAVGNSEVDFAFVEWAVAGHHPAITHASPPRDSPSGSKPELKFSLSHADFRSALDWLAVEFGLEQPPLQSDVTLDLSTLGDVFPVLRTWEKSAHKIWNKLHRNDQRLVAAVKNCLVAADVAGSALPKVAPNDPNRWDWITASFSDKPHPGELQAIVAHRLRDNAPRTFQCRVENSSAPVTFVKAGCGSGKTLAAYMWAAKNHPMRRLYFCYPTTGTATEGFKDYLFEPDVRADLFHSRRDVDFEIILSTGADAENADADEAIQIDSLDAWSTPIVACTVDTVLGIVQNNKRGLFAWPALAQGAFVFDEIHAYDDRLFGALLRFLNDLPSLPILLMTASLPKAREDALRTMLDDRGIELDPIPGPKELEELPRYKKAIAAENDPLPFICETLRNNGKVLWVCNTVARVMEAAKRLSECHPLIYHSRFKYEDRVSRHKAVIDAFGGDGPALAICSQVAEMSLDLSADLLVTDLATVPALIQRLGRLNRRTTPDAPIPPRPFVVVELTNPLPYSSEDLDAARAWLGRLPNDNICQTDLAKAWEQTSNHPPERVDSAWLDGGPSTTVKELRDGSHGITVLMEEDLPRVNANRKELGKLTLPMLPTPGWESWPRERGLPLAPKEAITYDRMQGAEWRK; translated from the coding sequence ATGGACCCCAATCGCTTGTGGGCTAAGAGCGCAAGGGATGGAGAAGTCCTTCATTCCTCCATGTCGTTGTCGCAACATCTACAGGATGTCTACGAGGCCGCGGTGCGGATTCTGGATGCAACTGGCGACGATCAACTGATCGCGTTGGATCTATGCCCCGAGGTCTATCGTGATCGATTCCGTCGATGCGTCTTATTAGCAGCGGCAGTGCATGATCTGGGCAAAGCCAACGATCATTTTCAGGGTATGATTTGTCGCACTCGCGAGCGTTGCGATCGTTCTCAGGGGCTTCGTCACGAATGGGTGACCGTATTCATGATAGAGCGGCTGCAACCGTGGTTGCTTCCGGCCGTCGGCAATAGCGAAGTTGATTTTGCGTTCGTTGAGTGGGCTGTCGCAGGCCACCACCCGGCTATTACCCACGCAAGCCCGCCGCGAGATTCGCCGAGCGGGTCGAAGCCGGAGCTCAAGTTTTCACTAAGTCATGCAGACTTTCGCTCTGCCCTGGATTGGTTGGCGGTCGAATTCGGTTTGGAACAACCCCCGTTGCAGTCAGACGTTACTCTCGACCTCAGCACCCTTGGTGATGTATTTCCGGTGCTTAGGACGTGGGAAAAATCAGCGCACAAGATTTGGAATAAGTTGCACCGAAACGATCAACGACTGGTGGCTGCTGTCAAGAACTGTCTCGTGGCCGCAGACGTCGCAGGATCAGCATTGCCGAAGGTTGCCCCGAACGATCCTAATCGTTGGGACTGGATCACCGCGTCATTTTCCGACAAACCGCATCCCGGCGAGCTCCAAGCAATCGTCGCGCATCGACTGAGGGACAATGCTCCGCGCACTTTCCAATGCCGAGTCGAGAATTCGTCGGCACCGGTAACATTTGTAAAAGCTGGGTGCGGCAGCGGAAAGACATTGGCCGCTTATATGTGGGCCGCGAAGAATCACCCGATGCGACGACTCTATTTCTGTTACCCGACTACCGGCACCGCCACGGAAGGGTTCAAAGACTATCTATTTGAGCCAGACGTCAGGGCAGATTTGTTCCATAGTCGGCGAGACGTGGATTTTGAGATCATTCTCTCAACCGGCGCCGATGCTGAGAACGCAGACGCCGACGAAGCAATCCAGATCGACTCGCTCGATGCTTGGTCCACGCCGATTGTAGCCTGCACTGTTGATACGGTGCTTGGCATCGTCCAAAACAACAAGCGAGGACTGTTTGCATGGCCAGCGCTCGCCCAAGGCGCCTTCGTGTTCGACGAAATCCATGCGTATGATGATAGATTGTTTGGGGCTTTGTTACGATTCCTGAATGACTTACCGAGTCTCCCTATTCTTCTGATGACCGCCAGCCTGCCGAAGGCCCGCGAAGACGCCTTACGCACCATGCTGGACGATCGAGGCATTGAACTCGACCCCATTCCCGGGCCGAAGGAATTGGAAGAACTTCCCCGCTACAAAAAGGCGATTGCTGCGGAAAACGATCCGCTGCCCTTCATCTGCGAGACGCTTCGTAACAACGGCAAGGTCCTGTGGGTATGCAATACGGTAGCGCGTGTGATGGAGGCGGCGAAGCGGTTAAGTGAATGCCATCCGCTCATCTACCATAGCCGATTTAAGTATGAAGATCGAGTTAGTCGGCACAAGGCCGTTATTGATGCGTTCGGGGGAGACGGACCGGCGCTCGCCATTTGCTCCCAAGTTGCGGAAATGTCCCTCGATCTTTCGGCCGATCTCCTCGTCACTGATCTGGCAACCGTGCCGGCGCTAATTCAACGACTCGGTCGGCTTAATCGTCGCACAACGCCCGACGCGCCGATCCCGCCAAGACCGTTCGTCGTTGTCGAATTGACCAACCCGCTGCCATATAGCTCAGAAGATCTAGACGCCGCTCGTGCCTGGCTAGGCAGGTTACCGAACGACAACATTTGCCAAACTGATTTGGCTAAAGCATGGGAACAGACGAGCAATCATCCACCAGAACGGGTTGACAGTGCTTGGCTTGACGGTGGGCCAAGCACGACCGTGAAGGAGCTTCGCGATGGGTCGCATGGCATTACGGTGCTGATGGAGGAAGACCTTCCCCGTGTGAATGCCAATCGCAAAGAACTGGGCAAGCTGACATTACCGATGCTCCCCACCCCCGGATGGGAAAGTTGGCCGCGAGAGCGAGGTCTTCCGCTCGCACCTAAAGAAGCAATCACCTACGACCGAATGCAAGGCGCCGAATGGCGAAAGTAA
- the cas6 gene encoding type I-MYXAN CRISPR-associated protein Cas6/Cmx6 gives MHIDLSYRLSGNQPIHCDHGYALFASVSRLLPEVHAENGIAIHPIGGRQNGDRQMTLMPWSTLSFRVAAEKIPVLLSLAGKSLVLHDATVRVGVPEVRTLAPATALRSRLVVIKVAHTDAAALTAETFAAAARKQMEQLAISSEVMLSIGKRRTLRMKQREVVGYEVIVEGLTAEESIALQENGIGGKRHMGCGVFLPLGEKVMP, from the coding sequence ATGCATATTGACTTGTCATATCGTCTCAGCGGAAATCAGCCGATTCATTGCGATCATGGCTATGCGTTGTTCGCGTCGGTGTCGCGATTGCTCCCCGAGGTGCATGCCGAGAACGGCATTGCCATTCACCCCATTGGCGGGCGGCAAAATGGCGATCGGCAGATGACTCTGATGCCGTGGAGTACGCTCTCCTTTCGAGTGGCCGCGGAAAAGATTCCCGTGCTGTTGTCGCTTGCCGGCAAGTCACTGGTTTTGCACGACGCCACGGTGCGAGTCGGAGTTCCCGAGGTCCGCACGCTCGCGCCCGCCACGGCGCTGCGGAGCCGATTGGTAGTCATCAAAGTGGCCCACACCGACGCCGCCGCGCTCACCGCAGAAACGTTCGCGGCCGCGGCCCGCAAGCAAATGGAGCAACTCGCGATCTCCTCCGAGGTGATGTTAAGCATCGGCAAACGCCGCACGCTGCGCATGAAGCAGCGCGAGGTGGTCGGCTACGAAGTGATCGTCGAGGGGCTGACGGCGGAGGAGTCGATTGCACTGCAGGAGAATGGAATCGGAGGGAAGCGGCATATGGGGTGCGGGGTGTTCTTGCCATTGGGCGAGAAGGTGATGCCGTGA
- a CDS encoding helix-turn-helix domain-containing protein: protein MQKSTFTAEYAVFCRLLREHREQAGLTQVEFAERIKETQSYVSKVERGERRIDLVQLRVFCKAMGVSLGRFVEAFERAVRKT from the coding sequence ATGCAGAAATCAACCTTCACCGCCGAGTACGCAGTCTTCTGCCGGCTCCTGAGAGAGCACCGGGAGCAAGCTGGACTGACGCAGGTGGAGTTTGCCGAGAGAATTAAAGAGACGCAGTCATACGTCAGCAAAGTCGAACGGGGCGAACGTAGGATCGATCTGGTCCAGCTGCGAGTATTCTGCAAGGCGATGGGCGTTAGCTTGGGGCGGTTTGTGGAAGCGTTCGAAAGGGCTGTCCGGAAGACCTGA
- a CDS encoding DUF4339 domain-containing protein gives MPNWFVTMAGTELGPLTDAQLRQLASQGKLGREDHIRKEGIAAATTAGNIQGLFLPPNPPPPPIVLPEKAGTFSEWYGEHAGRWEVPFQVLAWIFYGFLWIPAWWGWALWNHQELMLQTKGKRVLGLVAAGFAVLLVFAAAGRANRPPRAATPMTSSPVNESRITPEMSAQAELLRQQVASSPTAQMTVDQFRQEILGRDFIPKQSFYEKYGRPIRMFTVADDTYLTYKCREGFVTVKCPAGPFQYQDDIAPVAVDER, from the coding sequence ATGCCAAACTGGTTCGTTACGATGGCCGGAACCGAACTCGGGCCGCTCACCGATGCGCAACTCCGCCAATTGGCGAGCCAGGGAAAGCTCGGCCGCGAGGACCACATACGGAAGGAGGGCATCGCTGCAGCGACGACCGCCGGCAACATTCAGGGGCTATTTCTGCCCCCGAATCCCCCTCCCCCGCCCATCGTCTTACCCGAGAAGGCCGGGACCTTCTCCGAGTGGTACGGAGAACATGCAGGCAGGTGGGAAGTACCGTTTCAAGTGCTCGCCTGGATCTTTTACGGCTTCCTGTGGATCCCGGCGTGGTGGGGATGGGCGTTGTGGAATCACCAAGAGCTCATGTTGCAAACGAAGGGAAAGCGTGTGCTGGGGCTCGTCGCTGCCGGCTTCGCGGTCCTGTTAGTCTTCGCGGCAGCGGGGCGAGCGAATCGACCGCCGCGCGCAGCAACGCCGATGACGAGTTCCCCTGTCAACGAGAGCCGAATCACTCCCGAAATGTCGGCACAAGCAGAGCTGCTCCGACAACAAGTTGCCAGTTCTCCGACAGCCCAAATGACCGTGGATCAATTCCGCCAAGAAATACTTGGCCGTGATTTCATTCCCAAGCAATCGTTCTACGAAAAATATGGGCGTCCCATCAGGATGTTCACCGTGGCAGACGACACCTATCTCACCTATAAATGTCGCGAGGGATTCGTCACGGTGAAATGCCCCGCTGGACCGTTTCAGTATCAGGATGACATTGCTCCTGTCGCCGTCGACGAGAGGTAA
- a CDS encoding AAA family ATPase, with protein sequence MGLSDKLRELSQEQRLDEGPTDWGQPFEESLVSVLIEKPDLFAKATPYLRPNLFQSMACMFVMAQIATDYAEHGVVPTRSLLRSRLSKQLTVDDPYEDILGLVDRKPTPREVPFVVQELDRFVGSRILNRLTSDEMLDLMAANDAVFTAAKVSEIYAEYDRFRNGDIQDSFSASELLTNFPEQRPAVVDGFFREGQIANIVSSSKVGKSWLMYGLALCVAGGHPWFGHATQQGRVLLVDNELQPEDLSFRLRSVSKELGVSLTGLDVWTLRDAPKSLSELRPRLKALEPKQYNLIILDAKYKFVEADASENDNADEARFYAMLSEIAGSTKAAITLVHHSTKGDQTEKRVTDVGSGAGAQSRAADCHIILRDHEDDGKVVLDAAIRSFKPVQPQVLHFQYPLWRLDEQADPARLATKQAKDQRNRDHEGCTQILDHLRESGKATASKLRVLGIGKDRLVKLLGQLVAAEMITETPVLVRGNPTFEYQMKSE encoded by the coding sequence ATGGGCCTCTCAGACAAACTACGTGAACTAAGCCAGGAACAACGACTTGATGAAGGTCCAACCGACTGGGGGCAACCCTTTGAAGAGAGCTTAGTCTCCGTCCTGATCGAAAAGCCCGATCTCTTCGCCAAAGCCACCCCATATCTCAGGCCGAATCTCTTCCAGTCAATGGCTTGCATGTTTGTCATGGCCCAAATTGCCACCGACTATGCGGAGCACGGCGTCGTACCCACCCGCTCGCTACTACGATCTCGCTTGTCGAAGCAACTAACTGTCGACGATCCCTACGAAGACATTCTCGGTTTGGTGGATAGGAAGCCTACCCCGCGAGAAGTTCCCTTCGTCGTTCAAGAGCTAGACCGCTTCGTCGGCAGTAGGATCCTTAATCGCCTCACTAGCGATGAGATGCTTGATCTCATGGCAGCCAACGACGCCGTATTCACCGCCGCTAAGGTCAGCGAAATCTATGCAGAGTACGACAGATTTCGCAACGGCGACATCCAAGATTCATTCTCGGCCTCTGAACTATTAACCAATTTCCCGGAACAACGGCCAGCAGTAGTCGACGGCTTCTTTCGAGAGGGCCAAATCGCCAACATCGTCAGCAGCAGCAAAGTAGGCAAGTCGTGGCTGATGTATGGATTAGCACTTTGCGTCGCCGGCGGCCATCCCTGGTTTGGCCATGCCACCCAACAAGGTCGCGTCTTATTGGTGGACAACGAGCTACAGCCCGAAGACCTCTCTTTTCGTCTTCGGAGCGTTTCGAAGGAATTGGGCGTGTCGTTAACGGGGCTCGACGTGTGGACGCTCCGCGACGCTCCGAAAAGCTTGAGCGAGCTGCGGCCACGACTGAAGGCCCTTGAACCAAAACAGTACAACCTCATCATCCTCGACGCCAAGTACAAGTTCGTCGAAGCCGACGCCAGCGAGAATGATAACGCCGACGAAGCTCGCTTCTACGCCATGCTGAGCGAAATCGCCGGTTCCACTAAAGCGGCCATCACCCTCGTCCATCATTCCACCAAAGGCGACCAGACCGAGAAGCGAGTCACGGACGTGGGATCAGGAGCTGGCGCCCAAAGCCGGGCAGCCGATTGCCACATCATCCTCCGCGACCACGAGGACGACGGAAAGGTCGTCCTCGATGCGGCCATCCGCTCATTCAAGCCCGTTCAGCCCCAGGTTCTCCACTTCCAGTACCCTCTCTGGAGATTGGATGAACAAGCAGATCCCGCGAGACTGGCCACTAAACAGGCTAAAGATCAACGCAATCGAGACCACGAGGGCTGTACTCAGATACTAGATCACCTGCGAGAATCTGGTAAAGCTACCGCCAGTAAACTCAGGGTTTTAGGGATTGGGAAAGACCGGCTAGTGAAGCTGCTAGGCCAGCTGGTAGCCGCTGAAATGATCACGGAGACTCCAGTCTTGGTCAGAGGAAATCCCACCTTTGAATATCAGATGAAGTCTGAGTAA
- a CDS encoding DUF6933 domain-containing protein codes for MVIRLSQKLSKRVGETPTNVLPLDQNLLADWSGHLFTADRTQYVILTNTASLYSAVFYGRGVTDGGRLIQRGLESVRGVMVDDGLGFLYLRLVALSAASVIFSKSLNRSVTGSMNDLINCAKVWLTEAELSPYDTSFKLNDMPMSAIKYANPREALKSLSAEMPETA; via the coding sequence ATGGTCATCCGACTTTCGCAGAAGCTATCAAAGAGGGTGGGCGAGACGCCAACGAACGTCCTGCCGCTCGACCAGAACCTGCTGGCTGATTGGTCGGGGCATTTGTTCACCGCCGATCGAACCCAGTACGTCATCCTGACGAACACCGCCTCGCTCTATTCGGCGGTCTTCTATGGTCGAGGCGTGACGGATGGGGGGCGATTGATCCAACGTGGCCTGGAATCCGTTCGCGGCGTGATGGTGGACGATGGACTGGGGTTTCTCTACTTGCGGTTGGTGGCGCTGTCGGCGGCGAGCGTCATTTTCTCGAAGTCGCTGAATAGATCCGTCACCGGGTCGATGAACGATCTGATCAACTGCGCTAAAGTCTGGCTAACCGAAGCGGAGCTCTCACCCTACGACACCTCCTTCAAGCTCAACGACATGCCGATGTCGGCGATCAAGTACGCAAACCCCCGCGAAGCGCTGAAGTCGCTGTCGGCCGAAATGCCGGAGACGGCATGA
- a CDS encoding nucleoside triphosphate pyrophosphohydrolase family protein: MPPYPFDDDLLSLRACVGLVRRFHQRIKAPIAATPQTLKCDPASALVFSERLMALSKELVGAANGTEDALLSRAAMAVEELGEWLAANGKLDLLKTADALGDRFYVLLGDAVATGIPLPEVFEAVHESNWSKLPLVTTACGKAFKGPDFKAPDLESLLAHYAALRTGDPDVSEHDRLDF, translated from the coding sequence TTGCCCCCATATCCATTTGACGACGATCTCCTGTCGCTACGAGCTTGCGTCGGCCTGGTGCGACGCTTCCATCAACGCATCAAGGCCCCGATCGCCGCGACGCCCCAAACTCTAAAATGCGATCCGGCATCGGCCTTGGTGTTTAGCGAACGACTGATGGCGCTATCGAAGGAACTGGTGGGAGCTGCCAACGGTACGGAGGATGCTCTACTTAGTCGGGCGGCGATGGCGGTGGAGGAACTGGGGGAGTGGCTTGCAGCGAATGGCAAGCTAGATCTCCTTAAAACCGCCGACGCACTTGGAGACCGGTTTTACGTATTGCTTGGCGACGCTGTGGCCACCGGCATTCCACTCCCCGAAGTATTCGAGGCGGTGCATGAAAGCAATTGGTCAAAGCTGCCGCTCGTGACGACTGCATGTGGCAAAGCATTCAAGGGCCCCGACTTTAAGGCGCCCGATCTCGAATCACTTCTCGCTCACTACGCTGCGTTGAGGACAGGGGATCCAGACGTCAGCGAGCACGATCGTCTCGACTTTTAA
- a CDS encoding recombinase family protein, which yields MPSQPKVAVYARVSTGEQSPDAQLRDLREYTQNRGWKQVIEYIDLGESGAKDSRPAWNELWEAIRRRRVNIVVIPALDRLGRSLPHLVKILCAINDSNITLISLREGFDINTPVGRLQANLLAVLSEYELSLIRERTKAGMRAARARGSQIGPRKNYLCPKKATEMLDRGVGQIKIAKALGVGVGRLNAFVHEQYVPTKQRQKLANGVEMLTLTD from the coding sequence ATGCCGAGCCAGCCCAAAGTCGCCGTCTACGCCCGAGTCTCAACCGGCGAGCAATCCCCAGACGCCCAACTCAGGGATCTGCGCGAATACACTCAGAATCGTGGTTGGAAGCAAGTCATCGAGTACATCGACCTCGGCGAGAGTGGTGCTAAGGACTCACGTCCCGCCTGGAACGAGCTCTGGGAAGCGATCCGCCGTCGACGCGTAAACATCGTGGTGATTCCGGCCCTTGACCGCCTTGGCAGATCGTTGCCGCATTTGGTCAAAATCCTTTGTGCGATCAACGACTCCAATATCACGCTTATCAGCCTGCGGGAAGGCTTTGACATCAACACGCCAGTCGGCCGACTGCAGGCCAACCTGCTGGCGGTGCTCAGTGAGTATGAGCTGTCCCTTATCCGCGAACGGACCAAGGCCGGCATGCGTGCCGCCCGCGCCCGTGGCAGTCAGATCGGACCGCGGAAGAACTATCTCTGCCCTAAGAAGGCGACTGAGATGCTTGATCGTGGCGTTGGTCAGATCAAGATCGCCAAAGCCTTGGGAGTCGGAGTGGGCCGGCTCAACGCCTTCGTCCACGAACAGTACGTCCCGACCAAGCAGCGTCAAAAGCTCGCAAACGGCGTGGAGATGCTGACGCTCACCGACTGA
- a CDS encoding site-specific integrase: protein MDSRIRSVSLKTKDGAVARRRAVAFVESRIQEIIQERDPHARTLACGVHASLGEYVQDLVAIGNTRRQACLVQRRIERVLAEAKIAEYSQLDAVKAVKAIASLQQKGEFSTTTTANRYREGLRAWSRWMKRHGRWPTNVLEEMPKFKGDSNSSRRRAILSERQFSTLLEVTRKARPVRNLSGELRFWLYLVASQTGLRAQELNSLTPDSFHLKSVPPFVQIDCTVSKRRTLDRIELRADFALLLAAWLHGKPRQERLWGGSRSWWYKAASILREDLKASGIPCEVETPDGVALVDFHSFRAFRVTQAVLSGANSRVVLATVRLSSEALLDRYAKIPQSEITACTMAIPLPSVLQATSAG, encoded by the coding sequence TTGGATTCCCGCATTCGCAGCGTGTCTTTGAAGACGAAGGACGGCGCGGTGGCTCGCCGCCGCGCCGTCGCTTTCGTCGAAAGTCGAATTCAAGAGATTATCCAAGAGCGAGACCCGCACGCCCGTACTCTAGCATGCGGAGTTCATGCATCCCTGGGCGAATACGTTCAGGATCTTGTAGCGATCGGTAATACCCGTCGTCAGGCATGTCTTGTCCAACGGCGAATTGAACGCGTCCTAGCCGAGGCCAAGATTGCGGAGTACTCGCAACTTGACGCCGTTAAAGCAGTGAAGGCAATCGCCTCACTTCAGCAGAAGGGAGAATTCTCAACCACCACCACGGCCAACCGCTATCGCGAAGGCCTCCGCGCTTGGTCGCGCTGGATGAAACGCCACGGCCGCTGGCCAACGAATGTGCTGGAAGAGATGCCGAAATTCAAGGGCGATTCTAACAGCTCGCGTCGCCGTGCGATTCTGAGCGAGAGACAATTCAGTACGCTCCTTGAAGTGACGCGGAAGGCACGACCAGTTCGGAATCTCTCGGGTGAGTTGAGATTCTGGTTGTACCTTGTCGCATCACAAACGGGGCTGCGGGCACAGGAGCTTAACAGTCTTACGCCCGACAGCTTCCATCTCAAATCAGTGCCCCCCTTCGTTCAAATCGATTGCACAGTATCGAAAAGACGAACGTTGGACCGCATAGAACTGCGAGCTGACTTCGCATTACTCCTCGCTGCGTGGTTGCATGGCAAGCCTCGCCAAGAGCGTTTGTGGGGCGGCAGCCGTTCGTGGTGGTACAAGGCAGCGTCGATACTTAGAGAAGACTTGAAGGCATCCGGTATTCCATGTGAAGTAGAGACGCCGGATGGCGTGGCGCTAGTGGATTTCCATTCGTTCAGAGCGTTCAGGGTGACGCAGGCAGTTCTCTCGGGGGCTAACAGCCGCGTCGTGCTCGCTACTGTGCGGCTATCCAGTGAAGCATTGCTCGATCGCTACGCCAAGATCCCGCAGAGCGAGATTACGGCTTGCACGATGGCGATACCCTTGCCCAGCGTTCTTCAAGCGACTTCGGCCGGGTGA